The following coding sequences are from one Melanotaenia boesemani isolate fMelBoe1 chromosome 17, fMelBoe1.pri, whole genome shotgun sequence window:
- the prrc2a gene encoding protein PRRC2A isoform X4, whose protein sequence is MSERSGQTAKGKEGKTKYASLNLFDTYKGKSLETQKPVVPPRHGLQSLGKVASARRMPPPANLPSLKAENKGNDPNVSLVPKDGTGWASKPESADPKSTDALSAPQPESQQPVASQIPAPTLPRTPPASEALAPTSTQAVGARSWAQASVTHGTQGDGGKGSNLPSPFSREEFPTLQSAGDQDKVGREQATADQWYGPGPSLRPQNVTSWRDGGGRALAPTLPGEGAAEGGTAGALVMDGAVGVAPPSSQNHGPPRNPPAGSPALPLPQPPVGPGYPPYRGIMPPFMYPPYLPFPAPYGPQGPYRYPPPGEGPAPRFSRGQGGPDNRPQGGPRESGGEVVKRPSILKQDDLKELDELDHDGDEGWAGAHEEIDYSAKLKFSDDEGEEEGEEERTESKSDSREQQRSQDAPSATSHSRNSDSGGDNRRTPPSNADNGPQPPSCKPGWPEEGGNNWGGQGAPSNYQERSLNQGGSPGLGKPAPAQHQSTAGGPTASAQPGVLVHGSQGDDEDETWRQRRKQSSSEISAAVERARRRREEEERRMEEERRAACAEKLKKLDEKQQQQQGSSTGGGSSKTPSLDGNSTAATAGSPSPSMSASSPNISQPPSPCVDHEEPPVLAAQPGSSTGTNDHQRASSNSSYDSSADTQQCSQPAVSQQQQPPLEIPLPGESKEEAMVSPHIRAGSGGERVIDPVKIENIGGGAGRQAGGPPSQSYSKYQKSLPPRFQRQQQEQLLKQQQQWQQQHSQASQSQLSPQPQGPQGPSSGSTPQPGPGPKQGGPLYQPSNMVRPPPLPMNFDPRWMMMPYMDPRMMQGRPPPMDYYSAGMHPSGLIGRERSDSGGSGSDPFDRPQQHPGHPNRGTPPMDPKLAWVPEVFPGGAENRGLTSPLRQKQALEDDDVAKGPRSDTPPHRLREGGLGPIQQPSTSSATSSQTPPPVGTQVTAQGSSHHPHHYIGGRGNYSNFPDQGARMPAHQQHQRADDRGSQPHSFSHQDEGPPRGSQQGQIWGATHPHYDRNGRADIPPVESNSHHHHHHHSHHPQPHFTLHPHKPENSRDRVGDAQAKKTDSSPPLHQPSLSSSCSSSSSSSAREDVNVKVAQHPRPPQREGESGISHSHGERGNSGNTSSNHVKQEKAGPAHPPHSSIASSPPPSQHGSHNQPQQHPHPKSNQRGGREHKTETQWGPRPGSSNMGGGSSHGRRANHAGGGNSSRGGEDPSYTSSDHKSSNQTGGSNANKRAGPIKKPVLKEIKREGGEVDGGEKTGTGFGKDKEQDGGQPISMKQEASSISQSTSAPSKDEPVQATKPRNGGKDRSSGGGGGGPGRGPKDVDATSGFSGSTSRRDRDRSFERGNSHHHGVPAKGSRASRGRGGEFYGRGRGYRGSYTASAGPAGGNRGRMGGRSGRDYRSSGGHHQESKGEGAGGRHGQDRSQHNPARARNRSETRSEGSEYEEIPKRRRERGSETGSESGASDLGHSDKDDNQKPNTKNGSDNVSATANISSAPPRSSQARVFTPRGVPSRRGRGGGSGGGNIYRSSGNTGGTGGGHRVGPSSGSLSGSSKSSASGRKQQSQPQTSGPKDFGRGGNAREKKDRVVDGSQTQSQGANPTQPSLPAMTLAPLVSSENGGVLTQQAPTNPAPNSGGPNVPPLPSNRGFERPPRRRRHGRSQHQQDKPPRFRRLKERENAARINGGVGVIGGGRPSSPSLNSVQDSNGAPVSAPNTGNAQNANHNATLTTNNNSGAGHLNTNNANSHHHHHYNQGNAGTTHPQHHHNHGAKSPDFTNQNSDQANEEWETASESSDFTEFKDREGGVGKSYASHHHHHLGRGGGGGGGGGLVEREMTSKEPLANKRSFSSQRPGMERQNRRVNTGGGGGGGGGRGPRGPPGGCSGGPGTGGGSRGEKRGNWPSPKNRK, encoded by the exons ATGTCAGAGCGCTCTGGGCAAACTGCAAAGGGGAAGGAAGGCAAAACCAAGTATGCGTCTCTCAACCTGTTTGATACATACAAAGGAAAGAGCCTTGAAACACAAAAGCCTGTTG TTCCCCCCCGCCATGGCCTGCAGTCTCTTGGTAAAGTTGCCTCTGCGCGGCGTATGCCACCCCCTGCCAACCTGCCCAGTCTGAAGGCAGAGAACAAAGGCAACGATCCCAACGTCTCGCTTGTTCCCAAAGACGGCACAGGATGGGCAAGCAAACCGGAATCAGCAGACCCAAAGAG TACCGATGCATTGTCAGCACCGCAGCCGGAATCGCAGCAGCCTGTGGCTTCACAGATACCTGCACCGACCCTCCCGAGAACCCCGCCAGCTTCAGAG GCTCTGGCCCCAACTTCAACCCAGGCCGTAGGGGCAAGGTCCTGGGCACAAGCCAGTGTTACACATGGAACACAAGGGGATG GTGGAAAGGGATCAAACCTACCGTCGCCATTCTCTCGCGAGGAATTTCCCACCCTGCAGTCGGCTGGCGACCAGGACAAAGTTGGCAGAGAACAGGCCACTGCAGATCAGTGGTATGGGCCCGGACCAAGCCTCCGCCCCCAGA ACGTTACAAGTTGGCGGGACGGTGGGGGTCGAGCCCTGGCACCCACCCTGCCTGGGGAGGGGGCAGCAGAGGGTGGCACAGCTGGAGCTCTGGTAATGGATGGGGCTGTTGGGGTCGCCCCTCCAAGCTCCCAGAACCATGGGCCACCTAGGAATCCTCCTGCAGGCAGTCCCGCCTTACCCCTGCCCCAGCCCCCAGTGGGGCCTGGGTATCCCCCCTATCGAGGGATCATGCCTCCGTTC ATGTATCCTCCCTATCTACCATTTCCGGCCCCCTATGGCCCTCAGGGGCCCTACAGGTACCCTCCACCTGGGGAAGGGCCCGCTCCAAG ATTTTCACGTGGACAGGGTGGACCTGACAACAGGCCACAGGGCGGTCCACGTGAATCAGGTGGAGAGGTGGTAAAACGACCCTCTATCCTAAAGCAGGATGACCTAAAGGAGCTAGATGAGCTGGATCATGATGGAGACGAAGGCTGGGCAG GGGCCCATGAGGAGATTGATTACTCTGCCAAGCTGAAGTTCAGTGAtgatgaaggagaagaagagggagaggaggagagaactGAGAGCAAGAGTGACTCCCG TGAGCAGCAGAGGTCCCAGGATGCTCCCAGTGCAACCTCTCATTCTCGAAACTCAGACAGCGGTGGAGACAACCGTCGCACGCCACCCTCTAATGCTGACAATGGCCCCCAGCCCCCTTCTTGCAAGCCAGGGTGGCCAGAGGAGGGAGGAAATAACTGGGGAGGTCAGGGTGCACCATCCAACTACCAG GAGCGGTCACTTAACCAGGGTGGATCTCCTGGCCTGGGGAAACCTGCTCCTGCCCAGCATCAGTCAACAGCAGGAGGTCCTACTGCCTCTGCTCAGCCAGGTGTGCTAGTCCATGGGTCCCAGggagatgatgaggatgagACTTGGCGACAGCGCAGGAAGCAGTCATCCTCTGAGATCTCTGCAGCCGTGGAACGAGCCCGCCGCCGCCGGGAAGAGGAAGAGCgtaggatggaggaggagagacgTGCAGCCTGCGCTGAGAAGCTGAAGAAGCTGGATGagaagcagcaacagcagcagggCAGCAGCACAGGAGGTGGCAGCAGTAAGACCCCAAGCCTTGATGGAAATTCTACAGCTGCTACAGCAGGCAGCCCAAGTCCATCTATGTCGGCTTCTTCTCCAAACATCAGCCAGCCTCCCTCTCCTTGTGTGGACCATGAAGAGCCTCCAGTTCTGGCCGCCCAACCAGGCTCCAGTACTGGAACAAATGACCATCAACGAGctagcagcaacagcagctatGACTCCAGTGCAG ATACCCAACAGTGTTCCCAGCCAGCTGTATCACAGCAACAGCAACCCCCACTGGAGATACCCTTACCAGGAGAGAGTAAAGAAGAGGCCATGGTCAGTCCTCACATCCGTGCAGGTAGTGGAGGTGAAAGGGTAATCGACCCAGTGAAGATTGAGAATATTGGTGGGGGAGCAGGTCGGCAAGCTGGTGGTCCTCCGAGCCAGAGTTACTCAAAGTACCAGAAATCGCTCCCACCTCGCTTTCAGAGGCAGCAGCAG GAGCAGCtcctgaagcagcagcagcagtggcaaCAGCAGCACAGCCAGGCATCACAAAGTCAGCTGTCCCCGCAGCCTCAGGGTCCTCAAGGTCCTTCATCGGGTTCAACGCCCCAGCCGGGTCCTGGACCAAAGCAGGGTGGACCTCTATATCAACCCAGTAATATGGTTCGACCTCCACCTCTGCCAATGAATTTTGACCCTCGTTGGATGATGATGCCCTACATGGACCCTCGCATGATGCAGGGTCGCCCCCCACCCATGGATTACTATTCAGCTGGCATGCACCCATCTG gGCTTATTGGGCGTGAGCGATCGGATTCAGGGGGATCTGGTTCAGACCCCTTTGACAGGCCGCAACAGCATCCGGGACACCCTAACCGTGGGACCCCCCCTATGGATCCTAAGCTGGCCTGGGTGCCAGAGGTCTTCCCTGGTGGAGCAGAGAACCGTGGGTTAACATCACCCCTACGACAGAAGCAGGCACtggaggatgatgatgtggCAAAGGGGCCCAG GAGTGATACTCCTCCACATCGCTTACGAGAGGGTGGATTGGGACCCATCCAGCAGCCTAGCACCTCATCAGCGACATCCAGTCAAACTCCTCCTCCCGTTGGCACTCAAGTCACTGCCCAGGGAAGCAGCCACCACCCTCATCATTACATTGGTGGCCGTGGCAACTACAGCAACTTTCCTGACCAGGGAGCAAGGATGCCTGCACACCAGCAGCATCAGAGGGCAGATGATAGAGGAAGCCAGCCACATAGCTTCTCCCACCAGGATGAAGGTCCTCCCCGAGGATCTCAACAGGGCCAGATATGGGGAGCCACACATCCTCATTATGATCGTAATGGCCGAGCAGACATCCCCCCTGTGGAGAGCAActctcatcaccaccaccaccatcacagCCACCACCCTCAGCCTCACTTCACTCTTCACCCTCATAAGCCAGAAAACAGTCGTGACAGAGTTGGTGATGCCCAAGCTAAGAAGAcagactcttctcctcctcttcaccaACCTTCCCTGTCAtcctcctgctcttcctcttcctcatcttctgcCAGAGAGGATGTGAATGTCAAAGTGGCTCAACATCCTCGTCCACCACAAAGAGAGGGTGAATCTGGTATCAGCCACAGTCATGGAGAAAGAGGCAACAGTGGTAACACCAGTAGCAACCATGTGAAACAAGAGAAGGCAGGCCCAGCACATCCACCTCATTCCTCCATCGCCTCTAGCCCACCGCCTTCCCAACATGGTAGTCATAATCAGCCTCAGCAGCATCCCCATCCTAAGTCAAACCAAAGAGGAGGGCGGGAACACAAGACAGAAACCCAGTGGGGCCCACGCCCTGGAAGCAGcaatatgggtggggggtcctcTCATGGCAGAAGGGCCAATCATGCAGGAGGTGGGAACAGCTCCCGTGGAGGAGAAGACCCCTCTTATACATCATCAGATCACAAATCTTCCAACCAGACAGGAGGAAGCAATGCCAACAAGAGGGCTGGTCCAATTAAGAAACCAGTTCTGAAGGAAataaagagagagggaggggaggttGATGGAGGAGAAAAAACAGGCACAGGCTTCGGAAAAGATAAAGAACAAGATGGTGGGCAACCCATCTCCATGAAACAGGAAGCTTCCTCCATCTCCCAGAGCACTTCAGCTCCATCTAAAGACGAGCCAGTTCAGGCAACTAAACCCAGGAATGGAGGAAAAGACCGGTCCtctggtggaggtggaggagggccAGGTAGAGGGCCTAAAGATGTAGATGCCACATCAGGATTTTCAGGATCCACTTCTAGAAGGGACAGAGATCGGTCCTTTGAAAGAGGCAACTCCCACCACCATGGAGTCCCTGCTAAAGGCAGCAGGGCTAGTCGAGGGCGTGGGGGAGAATTTTATGGACGTGGTCGTGGTTACCGAGGCAGCTACACGGCCAGCGCTGGACCTGCTGGTGGCAATCGTGGCAGAATGGGTGGTAGGAGTGGCAGAGACTACCGCTCATCAGGTGGCCACCACCAAGAATCCAAGGGTGAAGGAGCTGGTGGTCGGCATGGCCAGGATCGGTCTCAGCATAATCCTGCCAGGGCCAGAAACAGAAGTGAAACTCGGAGCGAGGGATCAGAGTATGAAGAAATCCccaagagaagaagagagagaggcTCGGAGACTGGTAGCGAGAGTGGTGCAAGTGACCTTGGTCACTCTGACAAAGATGATAACCAAAAACCCAACACCAAGAATGGTTCTGACAATGTCAGTGCTACAGCAAACATTTCATCTGCACCACCGAGAAGTTCCCAGGCACGTGTCTTCACCCCAAGGGGTGTGCCCTCTAGGAGGGGCAGGGGTGGGGGAAGTGGGGGAGGAAACATCTACAGGAGTAGTGGCAATACTGGAGGAACAGGTGGGGGACATCGGGTTGGACCCAGCTCGGGTTCTCTCAGTGGCTCCTCCAAGTCATCCGCTTCAGGCCGAAAACAACAAAGTCAGCCACAAACCTCTGGCCCCAAAGACTTTGGTCGAGGAGGAAATGCAAGAGAAAAGAAGGACAGGGTAGTTGATGGAAGTCAAACTCAAAGTCAGGGGGCCAACCCCACTCAGCCGTCTTTGCCTGCTATGACCCTTGCTCCTCTAGTTTCCTCTGAAAATGGAGGGGTCCTAACCCAGCAAGCTCCAACCAATCCTGCACCAAACTCTGGAGGGCCAAATGTTCCCCCTCTTCCCAGTAACCGTGGGTTTGAGAGACCCCCTAGACGTCGTCGGCATGGGCGGTCACAGCACCAGCAGGACAAACCGCCCCGCTTCCGGAGACTGAAAGAACGGGAGAATGCTGCACGCATCAATGGAGGAGTGGGGGTCATTGGGGGAGGAAGACCATCCTCCCCTTCCCTGAATTCAGTTCAAGACAGTAATGGAGCACCAGTCTCTGCTCCCAACACGGGAAATGCCCAAAATGCTAACCACAATGCCACACTAACCACCAACAATAACAGTGGGGCCGGGCATCTTAACACAAACAATGCaaacagccaccaccatcaccactaCAACCAGGGCAATGCTGGTACAACTCACCCCCAACACCACCATAACCACGGAGCAAAATCGCCCGACTTCACCAACCAGAACTCAGACCAGGCCAATGAGGAGTGGGAGACCGCCTCTGAGAGCAGTGACTTCACAGAGTTCAAAGACAGGGAAGGAGGAGTTGGGAAGTCTTATGCTtctcaccatcaccaccacctgGGAAGGGGAGGAGGGGGCGGCGGAGGTGGCGGTCTGGTTGAGCGAGAGATGACGAGTAAAGAGCCATTGGCCAATAAAAGAAGCTTCTCAAGCCAACGTCCTGGGATGGAGCGACAGAACCGGCGGGTCAacactggaggaggaggagggggaggtggaggcagaggtcCTCGTGGCCCTCCTGGTGGTTGCTCCGGTGGGCCTGGCACTGGAGGTGGCAGCCGTGGGGAGAAGCGTGGCAACTGGCCCTCACCAAAAAATAGGAAATGA